The Penaeus monodon isolate SGIC_2016 chromosome 33, NSTDA_Pmon_1, whole genome shotgun sequence genome includes a window with the following:
- the LOC119594310 gene encoding casein kinase I homolog HRR25-like — protein sequence MTVLMHQAKACLGQGCFGSVFLVSFEGKDCALKVGNTKDEAESLEMDRAILEKLGGAGGAPIPLAYCPEMPAFVMTYCGRQDLFGLIMSKQWLSDRDILNAALKVTEALQEIHDAGFVHCDFKADNIVVETAKQGQVTKVHVVDFGLTQPVGGSHPVG from the coding sequence ATGACAGTGCTGATGCACCAGGCCAAGGCGTGCCTCGGCCAGGGCTGCTTCGGCTCCGTCTTCCTAGTCAGCTTCGAGGGCAAGGACTGCGCCCTCAAGGTGGGCAACACCAAGGACGAGGCCGAGTCCCTGGAGATGGACAGGGCGATCCTGGAGAAGCTGGGGGGCGCGGGCGGAGCGCCCATCCCCCTAGCCTACTGTCCGGAGATGCCCGCCTTCGTCATGACCTACTGCGGCCGCCAGGACCTCTTTGGCCTCATAATGTCCAAGCAGTGGCTGTCGGACCGCGACATCCTCAACGCCGCCCTCAAGGtgacggaggcgctgcaggagATCCACGACGCGGGCTTCGTCCACTGCGACTTCAAGGCGGACAACATCGTGGTGGAGACGGCCAAGCAGGGGCAGGTGACCAAGGTCCACGTGGTGGACTTCGGCCTCACGCAGCCCGTGGGCGGCAGCCATCCGGTCGGCTAG